The genomic segment ggtggcctaattataggcagtccaacacataacgggttgagttaggtccaagttccaatcttaacaaacTCGACTGCTAGGGTCATGGATTTTTATTTACTCTCACCAAAAGAGACAAAGAAGACCAATAATAAATCTGTAAAATATTGGGAGGAGTTCTGattaaataaagaaataaattaattcagtTTTCTATTTCATATGTATTAAGGAATTAattgaatttgtttccaaaattTAACGTGATTTAATGATCGAACACATTTCTATCGATTTTAAGCACGATGCATATCATGGTGTACCTTCACCATGAAGAATTGTACATTCTACAAGTCAACGTCGCATGCCACATAAAGTCAACCTTGTAGAACGTGGCTGCATGTCATGGTGGTGTTACGGATTCCCAATGGTTACAACTTCGAATTCGTATCTGTAAAACACCTTCTACTTGATCTGAACCGTTCATTATCTCGCAACATTGTCTACGTGGTGCCTGTTTTATTAAAatgatattattaataattagccaaaaaaaaaagatttctcAAGTGGGCCAAATTTTGTTTGAGACATATGTATGACTTGTTAAGATCTGATTTACACTTGACGAGGAAAGATGCTATTTTCTCTTatgataaattttgagagaattgcGGACGTACCTTGTTCCACACTTGAGGATCCAGCAATGCTGCCGATACTTTAAAACCCTTAACCAAATAAGCAGCCGCATAATCTTCCCTCTCACATCGCCTCCTAATATAAGGATTCCCCCTCTTATACCACGTCGATGTTCTCCCATCCCCGACATCCTTAATTCCATCGAAATAAAAAGTAACGGGTCGTTGACACGGATCCAAGCTCATGACCCGGGTATTAAACGTAAAGGGCTCTTGGCTCCAAGTCCTCCACGTTAAAAATGTTTGCAATGGTGTGCTTAAATCCTTTCCCGTAGCCAAGAACGGGTACAGTTGCACGGTGTAGCCCCATGAGACCGAAACGGACCAGTTCCGGCTGAGGTCGTAGCAGAAACTGTGCTGCAATGCCCGCGCAGGGTCGGATTTGTATGCTTGGACGAGTTTCTTGACAGAGTCTATTCGGGTTGTGCCCGGAAACAAGGGCTGGACGTAGTCCAGATGGTGCAGTGAAACTAGAGGTGCTATTGGATGCACTGAAAGTAGGCCGTATGGGCTTCCTTGAATATCAATCTGTGTATAGAACAGAGATTCGATTCTTAATTTAGGCAAGAAACGAGAACGTACTATCCAAGTAGGATTGAAAATTTGCATTGTGAAGAGTCGGCGGTTTAATGGCAGTAGAAAAAGAGCTAAATTAGGGTAATTTGTTTACTTTTTGTCTACGATTCTCTATGATAGCTATGGTACAGTTTACTAGATTAGAAAATTGGAGAATAAGACGAGCCAGCTTTGATTGCATGTGAATTTTCAACTAGATCAGATtctaattaatccaataattaaacagggaaaataacaaaatttgTTCCGTAAATTGgccataattttaaaaattgtggTTCTTTGATTAGTAATATTTCAATCTTGTGCAATAACTACgctttttttatttcaaatactaTCATTAATATTCAATGTTGTTTTAGAAATTATCGGTGTTACGTCATCGAAAATGGCAAAAAAAGCCAAGTTTTTGCACTTCGACTGAAAATGTGACTAACCAGAGGATCAACATCAAAATTGGACCAATGTCCGAAACTAACCTCTCAACTTCGCCACGAAAACAAATGGGTGGTAATTAAACAGATTTCGACGAAATTGATGATGATTAAAAGTTACTGTGAATCCAAAATTGTTGAAGAATTAATTACCTGATGAAAACCAAGTTCTTTTGTCACAGGTACACCAATCTCGCTCATGCAAGCGCCAATCTTCTGATCAGAGCCATAGAAATCTGCATACCGATTAATGCACCCATCCAAGATCCTAACCAGATCCGCCGCCAAAGGGTAGCTAATGGCGAAGCCGCCGCCGCCGAATCCCATGGTATAAGAATGCGTCAAATCTTGTTCCACGCTCTCCGAATTCCCGCCAATATAATACATTTGATTGTGATCATATTTACTCAGCACATTCACCAGATTCTCAGTGAAGAAAATCGTATCATCGTCCCCCATAACAAACCACCTCACATTCTTCAACCCGAGTTCAAAGCTCTCCTTTACAATGCGAGCTATGCGCACGGCGGACCTGGACCCATACCAGCAGGTGTACTTGAACCGGGAGGTGTCCgctgagactttatacggtggtGAGGTGTTCGGCCATGGCTCCGCTCCGTCCCCCGGCTCTTGGTCGAGCCACACGAAGCCACGGTGCATATTAGGTCTCCACCAGAGCTCACAATACTGGCGGCGCTTGCCCCATGTCTCGGCTGAGCCGCCAATGCCGAAAAGAATGTGGGATATGTTTGTTCTTTCTGGATGATCGTGCAGGCGGCCATTGATCGATTCACGGCTTACTTGGAGTCCGAAGGTTCGACTGCATTCGGGGCAACTGGTCCTCGATATCAAACCGTGGAAATTAGCTGAGAAACAAAGAAAAGATATTGCCGAGAAAATGCATATCGAAAGAATTCCCTTCATGAAATTTGGACTAATAAAACTGGATTTTGATTGTGGAGAAATGAGATTTTTCCAGGATTTTAAGAGGTCTGGAATGGTGGTTTCCCATGAACGAGGCATTGCTCCTTCCTAAATAAATCTTGAAGAATTttgcaaaataaatattgtcTAAGAAGAGGATCGGAGGAACATTCGTTACTTTTCACCGATGCGATTTCCATAAAATCTGTACCAAATAGTTATGTGAACAAATTGGCAATGCTGCTATTCTCTCTCGAATCATATATTAACATGCTTGTTGaccttattaatttattttctatattaaatttcatagtaatattaaattttcaatCTAACCCGGAAATTTGTATAATGTTTTTCGGAGGCCttattggtttagttttcaTCCGTCAGTTCTTCTAACTAGAATATTGACCGACAAGTAGTGTGtggatataatataaattcatatactttctttatatttttatattttataacataaaataaattgaaaaaagtTTTTTGAAAAACGATAATTAATCTTTAAAATTTATAGGAGGgaagtttgatttttttaaaaaaaaaaaacaaatttttttaacccttatatttatatttatatattgcaAAAAGATGCCATTACTTTCGTGGAATATTGAAATATTGATTTGAAGTGGAACGCATCAACGTTAGCATTATGTTTTTATTCTTGAAAATGTCAATCAAAGAATGAGAGATGTGCATCCATGTTGTCATTCAtgcatatttataatatattgtaTAATTATTCCAGACTACAGCTGTGGTTTTTGTTCTCCAtctcttttttgttttttatgtttttatttagtaaaaaaaaactataatttTGGTTTTATATGTTTGTTTCTTTCTAGTTTGGGGTTATTTATAtttgtcaaatttaaattttggtctacaatatttgattattattttttgtttttacaattttagtcCAATGTCTTTGATTTTTCTTgagttaaaaataaattattcttgaACTATTGGATAAATGACAAAATGATACATTTTGATCGGATACCGACCAATTTCCGGTGAATAAAAGGGTGCAATGATCATttgataaattaaaattaatccaatgatatataaaataaaaacttaatGTGTGTTTTTGTGATAAAGGGTAACATAGATTCATTAGTTAAATTTAACCGGAATTTGGCCAAAATCAGATCAATGTGTATCGATTTTATCATCAACAAAATTTCATGTACCAATTGTCTTTTAACCAATAGTTCATGCACCAAATTAATTTTCTCttttttatttaagaatttttataatttagtcATTTTTCACGTGGAACGGGTTTACGGTAATTTAATGCTGATGTCTACGATGTCATATCAGTActtttatgaaaaataaaatttgtcaaTATAAAATTACAGAGCACTAAATTTGTAAACTAACTAACATAAATGAGCAACTCCTAGAGAAACCCATTTTAAGTTTTGCCACGATTAAAGATATGAATCCCCCCATGCAAATTTTTATACTTCCATTTAAGTAAAAAAAACGcaaaaaaattttattatatatatatatagatagggaaaatatattttttggttcaataacttgttttttttttcttttcgtcctctaaattttaaaattttgattttagtACAATAACTTCTGAATTTCagatattttgatatatctACCATCTGAATGTTCAATTTTCGTCAAAAACACTGATTGGATGGTGGTTAAAACACATTTAAGTGTCATAGTCATTGATGTTTCATGGTGAAATGCATTGAACTTGTAAATTTTGTTTGATTAGTTTGAAGTTTTTGTATATTAAATGCTTTCAAGTAAATTGATTTctcttcaaaataaaaaatttccaaaattttgGCTACATC from the Primulina eburnea isolate SZY01 chromosome 3, ASM2296580v1, whole genome shotgun sequence genome contains:
- the LOC140828194 gene encoding uncharacterized protein; translation: MKGILSICIFSAISFLCFSANFHGLISRTSCPECSRTFGLQVSRESINGRLHDHPERTNISHILFGIGGSAETWGKRRQYCELWWRPNMHRGFVWLDQEPGDGAEPWPNTSPPYKVSADTSRFKYTCWYGSRSAVRIARIVKESFELGLKNVRWFVMGDDDTIFFTENLVNVLSKYDHNQMYYIGGNSESVEQDLTHSYTMGFGGGGFAISYPLAADLVRILDGCINRYADFYGSDQKIGACMSEIGVPVTKELGFHQIDIQGSPYGLLSVHPIAPLVSLHHLDYVQPLFPGTTRIDSVKKLVQAYKSDPARALQHSFCYDLSRNWSVSVSWGYTVQLYPFLATGKDLSTPLQTFLTWRTWSQEPFTFNTRVMSLDPCQRPVTFYFDGIKDVGDGRTSTWYKRGNPYIRRRCEREDYAAAYLVKGFKVSAALLDPQVWNKAPRRQCCEIMNGSDQVEGVLQIRIRSCNHWESVTPP